In Salinibacterium sp. dk2585, a single window of DNA contains:
- the secF gene encoding protein translocase subunit SecF — translation MASFSTFGNDLYTGRRSINFVGRRRLWYIIAAVLIVASVVGPFIRGGFEFGIEFRGGSQFIVERTSELDQVLGEEAVRATVADATPRVTVVGQDSVRVQTDIVTDDEAFEIRTALASSYDVPVDQVSYSFIGPTWGADITAQSIRALVVFLLLAGVVMALYFRTWKMSLAAMVALFHDLILTAGIYGILGFEVTPAAVIGFLTILGYSLYDTVVVFDKIRENTAGDGEASPRTFAESVNLAVNQTLVRSINTSVVAVLPVAAILFIGSFALGAETLRDISLALFIGIIVGAYSTIFIASPVYNHLRENEPEIKKQTARILAARRTEPAPVG, via the coding sequence ATGGCCAGCTTCTCCACCTTCGGTAACGACCTCTACACAGGGCGTCGATCCATCAACTTCGTCGGTCGCCGTCGACTCTGGTACATCATCGCGGCCGTGCTGATCGTCGCATCCGTCGTCGGGCCGTTCATTCGTGGTGGCTTCGAGTTCGGCATCGAGTTCCGTGGTGGCTCCCAGTTCATCGTCGAGCGCACGTCTGAGCTCGATCAGGTGCTCGGCGAGGAAGCGGTGCGGGCGACGGTCGCCGATGCAACGCCTCGCGTCACCGTGGTCGGGCAGGACTCCGTTCGCGTGCAGACCGACATCGTCACCGACGATGAGGCGTTCGAGATCAGGACTGCTCTCGCGTCCTCCTATGACGTGCCCGTCGACCAGGTGAGCTACTCCTTCATCGGGCCGACCTGGGGCGCTGACATCACGGCACAGTCGATCAGGGCCCTCGTCGTCTTCCTTCTCCTGGCCGGCGTCGTCATGGCGCTCTACTTCCGCACATGGAAGATGTCGCTGGCGGCCATGGTCGCGCTCTTCCACGACCTCATCCTGACGGCAGGCATCTACGGCATCCTCGGCTTCGAGGTGACGCCCGCCGCGGTCATCGGCTTCCTCACGATTCTTGGTTACTCCCTCTACGACACCGTCGTGGTCTTCGACAAGATCCGAGAGAACACGGCCGGGGACGGCGAAGCCTCGCCTCGCACCTTCGCAGAGTCAGTGAACCTCGCGGTCAACCAGACGCTCGTTCGTTCCATCAACACCTCGGTCGTGGCGGTGTTGCCCGTCGCGGCGATCCTCTTCATCGGATCATTCGCACTGGGGGCGGAGACGCTGCGTGACATCTCGCTCGCGCTCTTCATCGGCATCATCGTCGGTGCATACTCCACGATCTTCATCGCCTCCCCGGTCTACAACCACCTGCGTGAGAACGAGCCGGAGATCAAGAAGCAGACCGCCCGAATCCTCGCTGCCCGTCGCACGGAGCCCGCTCCCGTCGGGTGA